A single region of the Streptomyces sp. NBC_01381 genome encodes:
- a CDS encoding VOC family protein: protein MTNSTAHPHNRPEHPSDGAVMWRRSTDSSDLTEPRTFVRVFTGPGTLESVTVFYEQLLGVERDMWFTYPDLRLGLAAVGGFLLIEGTEESTAPFRATAGTLLVDSAQKYLDRLTAAGAEITDPLKPVPTGAGFSARHPDGTVIEYVEHRPAPDGR from the coding sequence ATGACGAACAGCACAGCTCACCCGCACAACCGGCCCGAACACCCCTCCGACGGCGCCGTCATGTGGCGCCGCTCCACCGACTCCTCGGACCTGACCGAGCCCCGCACCTTCGTACGGGTCTTCACGGGCCCCGGCACCCTGGAGTCCGTCACCGTCTTCTACGAGCAACTCCTGGGTGTGGAGCGGGACATGTGGTTCACGTACCCCGATCTGCGTCTCGGCCTCGCGGCGGTCGGCGGCTTCCTGCTCATCGAGGGCACGGAAGAGAGCACCGCGCCCTTCCGGGCCACGGCGGGCACGCTCCTCGTGGACAGCGCGCAGAAGTATCTGGACCGCCTGACGGCCGCAGGCGCCGAGATCACCGACCCCCTGAAGCCGGTGCCGACCGGCGCGGGATTCAGCGCGCGGCACCCCGACGGGACGGTGATCGAGTACGTGGAGCACCGCCCGGCCCCGGACGGGCGATAG
- a CDS encoding VOC family protein → MSIALNHTIVTAKDKKASAQFLADILGLEVSPQFGPFSPVAIPNGVTLDYMESDGGPITPQHYAFLVSEDEFDAIFGRIKDAGLTYWADPSHKIVNEINTNDGGRGAYFDDPNGHILEILTRPYGSGK, encoded by the coding sequence ATGTCCATCGCACTGAACCACACCATCGTCACAGCCAAGGACAAGAAAGCGTCCGCGCAGTTCCTGGCCGACATTCTCGGCCTCGAAGTCAGCCCTCAGTTCGGTCCGTTCTCTCCCGTCGCGATCCCCAACGGCGTGACGCTGGACTACATGGAGAGCGACGGCGGTCCCATCACGCCCCAGCACTACGCCTTCCTGGTGTCCGAGGACGAGTTCGACGCCATCTTCGGCCGCATCAAGGACGCGGGCCTCACCTACTGGGCCGACCCGTCCCACAAGATCGTCAACGAGATCAACACCAACGACGGCGGCCGCGGCGCCTACTTCGACGACCCGAACGGCCACATCCTGGAGATCCTCACGAGGCCGTACGGCAGCGGAAAATAG
- a CDS encoding alpha/beta fold hydrolase produces the protein MPFAQAADGTALHYEVHGSGRTLVLLSGQSNSRRWWDPVRDDFAAAHRTVVLDWRGTGGSGRPDTDTYSTPGFARDVVAVLDHAGIDRAHVYGTSMGGRVAQWLAADHPGRVDRLVLGCTSPGAPHGVERGPEVRAALSQADGRAARRALLELMYTPGWIARQGEGAVFHTLGDPAMPPHARRRHLRASARHDAWDALPRIAAPTLVVHGTDDLFNPTANAPLLAERIPGARMRLLAGARHAYFEEFAGVATPLVLGFLSAAGAS, from the coding sequence ATGCCCTTCGCCCAAGCCGCCGACGGCACCGCCTTGCACTACGAAGTCCACGGCTCCGGCAGGACCCTGGTCCTGCTGAGCGGGCAGTCCAACAGCCGCCGCTGGTGGGACCCGGTGCGGGACGACTTCGCCGCCGCGCACCGGACCGTCGTGCTCGACTGGCGCGGCACCGGCGGGAGCGGCCGCCCCGACACCGACACGTACAGCACACCCGGCTTCGCCCGCGACGTCGTCGCCGTACTCGATCACGCGGGCATCGACCGCGCCCATGTGTACGGCACGTCGATGGGCGGCCGCGTGGCGCAATGGCTGGCCGCCGACCATCCCGGGCGGGTCGACCGGCTCGTCCTCGGGTGTACGTCACCGGGGGCGCCGCACGGCGTCGAGCGCGGGCCCGAGGTGCGCGCCGCCCTCAGCCAGGCCGATGGCCGTGCCGCGCGCCGCGCCCTCCTGGAGCTGATGTACACGCCCGGCTGGATCGCCCGGCAGGGTGAGGGGGCGGTGTTCCACACCCTCGGCGACCCGGCCATGCCCCCGCACGCGCGCCGCCGCCATCTGCGGGCCAGCGCCCGGCATGACGCCTGGGACGCGCTGCCGCGGATCGCGGCGCCGACGCTCGTCGTGCACGGCACGGACGATCTGTTCAACCCGACCGCCAACGCGCCCCTGCTCGCCGAGCGCATCCCGGGGGCGCGGATGCGGCTTCTCGCGGGGGCGCGGCATGCGTACTTCGAGGAGTTCGCGGGGGTGGCCACCCCGCTAGTTCTCGGCTTCCTCTCAGCTGCGGGTGCGTCGTAG
- a CDS encoding aminoglycoside phosphotransferase family protein: protein MIGTPIEIPEGFAASTVQREGERGRAWLATLPELADELLRRWDCVPTDPVTHGQVGIIVPVRRRQDDAPAVLKISFPHPGNVHEPDAFAVWAGRGAVCLHERDDARFAMLVERAGPGSLADVPDAEEALTAAGLLARRLAVPAPAELPRMSERCGAWEQELRDNDKELGSPLDSRLLDAAIGTLRELGPDQPDTLIHGDLHVGNVLKGEREPWLAIDPKGYAGDPAYDAITLLHHRFEDLLTATDPMAAVLHRLAVFSDAAGVERERSRRWTQARAVTMAYWGRLHGDPQWRVMAADGLAEVLA, encoded by the coding sequence ATGATCGGGACACCCATCGAGATACCAGAGGGCTTCGCCGCGAGCACCGTCCAGCGGGAGGGCGAGCGCGGCCGCGCATGGCTCGCGACGCTGCCGGAGCTTGCCGACGAGCTGCTCCGGCGCTGGGACTGCGTACCGACCGACCCGGTGACCCACGGGCAGGTCGGCATCATCGTCCCCGTACGGCGGCGCCAGGACGACGCGCCCGCCGTCCTGAAGATCTCCTTCCCGCACCCCGGCAACGTCCACGAGCCGGACGCCTTCGCGGTGTGGGCGGGCCGGGGCGCCGTCTGCCTCCACGAACGGGACGACGCACGGTTCGCGATGCTCGTCGAGCGGGCGGGCCCCGGCTCGCTCGCCGACGTGCCGGACGCCGAGGAGGCCCTGACGGCGGCGGGACTCCTCGCACGCCGGCTGGCCGTTCCGGCGCCGGCGGAACTGCCCCGGATGAGCGAGCGGTGCGGCGCATGGGAGCAGGAACTGCGCGACAACGACAAGGAGTTGGGTTCGCCGCTCGACTCACGCCTGCTCGACGCCGCGATCGGCACGCTGCGGGAACTGGGACCGGACCAGCCGGACACCCTCATCCACGGCGACCTGCACGTCGGCAACGTACTGAAGGGCGAGCGCGAACCCTGGCTGGCCATCGACCCCAAGGGGTACGCGGGCGACCCGGCGTACGACGCGATCACGCTGCTGCATCATCGCTTCGAGGACCTGCTCACCGCCACCGACCCCATGGCCGCCGTCCTGCACCGCCTCGCCGTCTTCTCCGACGCCGCCGGGGTCGAACGGGAGCGGTCCCGCAGGTGGACCCAGGCGCGTGCGGTGACCATGGCGTACTGGGGGCGGCTGCACGGTGACCCGCAGTGGCGGGTGATGGCGGCGGACGGCCTGGCGGAGGTGCTGGCGTAG
- a CDS encoding RodZ family helix-turn-helix domain-containing protein: protein MSSEERNHQSEQAPPNEQRARVIPLRPRPQTAGRTRPGAAPLRTTPVPPTAKEPLWRDVIGDVLRRERLAQERTLKDVAEAARISMPYLSELERGRKEASSEVLAAGARALGLSLADLLSLAQTELTRHAQPTTRPRRGDIRLAA, encoded by the coding sequence GTGAGCAGCGAAGAGCGGAACCACCAGTCGGAGCAGGCCCCGCCGAACGAGCAGCGGGCCCGCGTCATCCCGTTGCGCCCGCGCCCGCAGACAGCGGGTCGGACCCGCCCGGGAGCCGCCCCCCTACGCACAACTCCCGTTCCCCCGACGGCGAAAGAGCCCCTGTGGCGGGACGTCATCGGTGACGTGCTGCGCCGCGAGCGCCTCGCGCAGGAGCGCACGCTCAAGGATGTCGCCGAGGCGGCCCGCATCTCGATGCCGTACCTCTCCGAGCTGGAGCGCGGCCGCAAGGAGGCTTCCTCCGAAGTCCTCGCGGCCGGCGCCCGCGCGCTCGGCCTGAGCCTGGCGGACCTGCTCTCCCTGGCCCAGACCGAGTTGACCCGCCACGCCCAGCCGACGACGCGCCCGCGCCGGGGAGACATTCGCCTTGCGGCATAG
- a CDS encoding ClpP family protease: protein MSQYTIPTVVERTPQGERAYDIYSRLLSERIIFLGTDIDDGVANVVIAQLLHLESSHPEREVAIYINSPGGSFTSLMAIYDTMSFINAPISTFCVGQAASTAAVLLAGGDPGRRFVLEHSRVLLGQPASGGQQGTVSDLALQAKEMMRIRSQVEDVLSRHSGHDVATLRADMDRDKVFTAQEAVAYGLADEVLSRRSLFANA from the coding sequence ATGAGCCAGTACACGATTCCGACCGTCGTCGAGCGCACCCCGCAGGGCGAGCGCGCCTACGACATCTACAGCCGGCTGCTCTCGGAGCGGATCATCTTCCTCGGGACCGACATCGACGACGGGGTGGCCAACGTCGTCATCGCGCAGCTGCTCCACCTGGAGTCCTCCCACCCCGAGCGTGAGGTGGCCATCTACATCAACTCGCCTGGGGGTTCGTTTACTTCGCTCATGGCCATCTACGACACCATGAGCTTCATCAACGCGCCGATCTCGACCTTCTGCGTCGGGCAGGCCGCCTCCACCGCCGCCGTGCTGCTCGCCGGGGGCGATCCCGGGCGGCGGTTCGTGCTCGAGCACTCGCGCGTGCTGCTCGGGCAGCCCGCGAGCGGCGGGCAGCAGGGGACGGTCTCCGATCTCGCCCTGCAGGCCAAGGAGATGATGCGGATCCGCTCGCAGGTGGAGGACGTGCTGTCCCGGCACTCGGGGCACGATGTCGCCACGCTGCGTGCGGACATGGACCGCGACAAGGTGTTCACCGCCCAGGAAGCGGTGGCGTACGGGCTTGCCGATGAAGTGCTCAGTCGGCGCAGTCTGTTCGCCAACGCGTAA
- a CDS encoding ATP-dependent Clp protease proteolytic subunit has translation MSVLGNDWGAVARPRGEEGGSRATAFDDHLAAQLLTQRIVFLGTQVDEASANRVCAQMLLLSAEDPRTDISLYINSPGGSVTAGLAIYDTMRLIPNDVSTLAMGFAASMGQFLLTVGTAGKRYALPNARIMMHQPSAGIGGTTADIAIQAENLEFTKKAVERITAEHTGQSEETISRDGDRDRWFTAGQAKEYGMVDRVLDSLADVRPAATKPRMGLGV, from the coding sequence ATGTCTGTACTTGGCAATGACTGGGGCGCGGTGGCGCGGCCGCGGGGCGAGGAGGGGGGTTCACGGGCGACCGCGTTCGACGACCACCTCGCCGCCCAACTCCTCACCCAGCGCATCGTCTTCCTCGGCACCCAGGTCGACGAGGCCTCCGCCAACCGGGTCTGTGCGCAGATGCTGCTGCTCTCCGCCGAGGATCCGCGGACCGACATCAGTCTCTACATCAACAGCCCTGGCGGCTCCGTCACCGCCGGGCTCGCGATCTACGACACCATGCGGCTCATCCCGAATGATGTGTCGACCCTCGCCATGGGATTCGCCGCCAGCATGGGGCAGTTCCTGCTCACCGTCGGGACCGCGGGGAAGCGGTACGCCCTGCCCAATGCGCGGATCATGATGCATCAGCCGTCCGCCGGCATCGGCGGGACCACCGCCGACATCGCGATCCAGGCCGAGAACCTGGAGTTCACGAAGAAGGCCGTCGAGCGGATCACCGCCGAGCACACCGGGCAGAGCGAGGAGACCATCTCGCGGGACGGCGACCGCGACCGGTGGTTCACCGCCGGGCAGGCCAAGGAGTACGGGATGGTGGACCGGGTCCTTGACTCGCTCGCCGATGTGCGTCCCGCCGCCACCAAACCGCGGATGGGACTGGGGGTCTGA
- a CDS encoding tetratricopeptide repeat protein has translation MRRRTWQLTGVWAVLVLCGFLGLGGVLVAGLWLPDAWASAVGGGVTAVTVVIAGRAKQFLDRQAELRQSLPGSTSLRGHAGSALPRVSEVDDAIRLGVHPARRDPEDVPSGALPRYIPRAADEALRKALRHERCVVVVGESTAGKSRAAYEAMRTELQGRRLAVPANRESLPALTAYLAQQNAPSVLWLDDMERFLGLGGLTLVTVADLSGDGRVGSGTTLLATMRTSEYERFTVRGGAWPDGEGRAAWRAGRELLEAARVVFLHRLWSPDELRAAEAFADDPRIAGALRQAGAFGVAEVLTAGPELLRDWQRAWAPGVHPRAAALVAAAVDCRRAGVDSPVPRELLEELHHHYLRARGGHALRPEPLEEAWEWALDPVHGASSLLIPAGPSDEEPRYLAFDYLIDKTSHDPVPQEIWTLLVSRATPAQVRRVANEAYWRVRTAFHAAVDSGAVDDVYAQSSALADRGDYAGAIGRLTQVLEDLADQEDMEAEGDAPDSDGSAPVPESDPAHADPDAPESLWSKRKTLRHQIAFFHMRAGHLTEAQEAFGALLSESETRLPPDDEYLQVVRHNLASCARRSGDLPGALSQFRRILADRERYLGPTAMNTLDTRRVIARLVCEMGDPTEALGQARDVLQAEEEALGKDHTNVLQTRCAIATFLAASGDHAAAADALDGCLPDLISALGDGHPDVRKAREELADYRSRAAT, from the coding sequence ATGAGGCGGCGGACCTGGCAACTCACGGGCGTTTGGGCGGTGTTGGTCCTCTGCGGCTTCCTGGGTCTCGGTGGGGTGCTCGTCGCCGGTCTGTGGCTGCCGGACGCCTGGGCCTCGGCCGTCGGGGGCGGCGTGACGGCGGTGACCGTGGTGATCGCGGGGCGGGCGAAGCAATTTCTGGACCGGCAGGCGGAACTGCGCCAAAGCCTCCCGGGCAGCACGTCCCTCAGGGGCCATGCCGGCAGTGCCCTGCCCAGGGTCAGCGAGGTGGACGACGCGATCCGCCTAGGCGTCCACCCCGCGCGCAGGGACCCCGAGGACGTGCCCTCCGGGGCGCTGCCGCGGTACATCCCGCGCGCCGCGGACGAGGCACTCCGCAAAGCCCTGCGGCACGAGCGTTGCGTCGTGGTGGTCGGGGAGTCGACCGCGGGGAAGAGCAGGGCGGCGTACGAGGCGATGCGAACGGAGCTCCAGGGGCGCCGACTGGCCGTACCGGCGAACCGGGAGTCGCTCCCCGCGCTGACGGCATACCTGGCACAGCAGAATGCCCCCTCCGTGCTCTGGCTGGACGACATGGAGCGCTTCCTGGGTCTTGGGGGTCTCACCCTCGTGACGGTGGCCGACCTGAGCGGTGACGGTCGCGTCGGCAGTGGCACAACCTTGCTCGCCACCATGCGGACCTCCGAGTACGAGCGGTTCACCGTGCGGGGCGGTGCATGGCCCGACGGTGAGGGACGCGCCGCGTGGCGGGCCGGCCGCGAGCTGCTGGAGGCCGCGCGCGTCGTGTTCCTGCACAGGCTCTGGTCGCCGGACGAGCTTCGGGCGGCCGAGGCGTTCGCGGACGACCCGCGGATCGCCGGAGCGCTGCGGCAGGCAGGTGCCTTCGGCGTGGCGGAAGTGCTCACCGCAGGCCCGGAGTTGCTACGGGACTGGCAGCGGGCCTGGGCGCCGGGCGTCCACCCGAGGGCTGCCGCGCTCGTCGCCGCAGCGGTCGACTGCCGCCGCGCGGGCGTGGACAGCCCCGTCCCGCGGGAACTCCTCGAGGAACTGCACCACCACTACCTGCGCGCCCGCGGAGGTCATGCGCTGCGGCCGGAGCCCCTGGAAGAGGCGTGGGAGTGGGCACTCGACCCGGTCCACGGAGCGAGCAGCCTCCTGATCCCGGCAGGACCGAGTGACGAGGAGCCGCGCTACCTTGCCTTCGACTACCTCATCGACAAGACCTCCCACGACCCCGTGCCACAGGAGATCTGGACGCTGCTCGTCAGCAGGGCGACACCGGCACAAGTGCGGCGGGTGGCGAACGAGGCGTACTGGCGTGTACGGACGGCGTTTCACGCGGCGGTCGATTCCGGCGCCGTCGACGACGTGTACGCGCAGTCGAGCGCGCTGGCCGACCGGGGCGACTACGCGGGTGCGATCGGCCGCCTCACTCAGGTATTGGAGGACCTGGCGGACCAGGAGGACATGGAAGCCGAAGGTGACGCGCCGGACTCGGACGGATCGGCCCCCGTCCCGGAGTCCGATCCTGCGCACGCCGACCCGGACGCTCCGGAATCCCTCTGGTCGAAGCGAAAGACGCTGCGGCACCAGATCGCCTTCTTCCACATGCGCGCCGGACACCTGACCGAGGCACAGGAGGCCTTCGGCGCCCTCCTCTCCGAGTCGGAGACCAGGCTTCCCCCAGATGACGAGTACCTGCAGGTTGTCCGGCACAACCTCGCCTCGTGCGCCCGGCGGAGCGGCGATCTGCCCGGAGCGCTGTCACAGTTCCGTCGGATACTCGCGGATCGAGAGCGCTACCTCGGGCCGACTGCCATGAACACGCTGGACACCCGCCGGGTGATCGCACGCCTCGTCTGCGAGATGGGCGACCCCACGGAGGCGCTCGGGCAGGCCAGGGACGTTCTGCAGGCGGAGGAGGAAGCCCTGGGCAAGGACCACACGAACGTGCTCCAGACGCGGTGCGCCATCGCCACGTTCCTGGCGGCGTCCGGCGACCATGCCGCGGCGGCCGACGCGCTCGACGGATGTCTCCCGGACCTGATCAGCGCCCTGGGGGACGGACACCCGGACGTGCGGAAGGCCCGCGAGGAACTGGCGGACTACCGGAGTCGGGCGGCTACTTGA
- a CDS encoding helix-turn-helix transcriptional regulator has protein sequence MSAEFGPRLRALLRDRDMTLRGTARALNYNVAYISRVANIRQRPSVQLAEALDELLQADGELVRLAAPVTPLESLDEPTGPASDIAHMKASAEHILKHADRYGGDAVAPVAVQVWQSAQRKLDAGEIPETAQRGYVAAVAEAAEVAGWLLFDSGDRVAARNAFLESHMLARHAGERGMEWFALDMLAMLDTECGRPGEVRRITDELLSQSRIPPRVALLARVRRGRALAQIGDRQRALTDLDAARGGVEESLSARDPKWAWWVNQQEIGGHSGHALLSLADLNAAIIKFQSALGHATPRGVMLYRIELLHSYAKAKAWREAEEEIHEISPLLSTITSGRNRLLLRDALQVVDRASGVPVGLSALVRDIAATISP, from the coding sequence ATGAGTGCCGAATTCGGCCCACGGCTCCGCGCACTCCTCAGGGACAGAGACATGACCTTGAGGGGCACTGCCCGCGCCCTCAACTACAACGTGGCCTATATCTCCCGTGTCGCCAACATTCGCCAACGTCCTTCAGTGCAACTTGCCGAAGCGCTGGACGAACTCCTTCAGGCCGACGGGGAGTTGGTGCGACTTGCCGCGCCCGTGACACCACTGGAGTCGTTGGATGAGCCGACGGGCCCAGCTTCCGACATCGCACATATGAAAGCCAGTGCCGAACACATCCTTAAGCACGCTGACCGCTATGGCGGAGATGCCGTAGCACCCGTCGCAGTTCAGGTTTGGCAGTCCGCTCAGCGCAAACTTGATGCCGGGGAAATCCCGGAAACGGCCCAGCGAGGCTATGTGGCCGCCGTGGCAGAAGCCGCTGAAGTCGCGGGATGGCTGCTCTTCGATTCCGGTGATCGTGTAGCGGCCCGCAATGCGTTCCTCGAATCACACATGCTGGCCCGGCATGCTGGAGAACGGGGCATGGAATGGTTCGCCCTGGACATGCTTGCCATGCTCGACACTGAATGTGGCCGTCCCGGAGAGGTGCGACGCATCACCGATGAGCTGTTGTCGCAATCCCGGATTCCTCCGCGTGTAGCACTCCTAGCGCGTGTCAGGCGAGGCAGGGCGCTCGCTCAGATAGGAGATCGTCAGCGAGCTCTCACCGACTTGGACGCAGCCCGAGGGGGAGTGGAAGAGTCCCTGAGCGCACGTGATCCCAAGTGGGCATGGTGGGTGAACCAGCAGGAAATTGGAGGGCACTCAGGGCATGCCCTCTTGAGTCTCGCGGACTTGAACGCCGCGATCATCAAGTTCCAAAGCGCACTCGGACATGCAACACCACGGGGCGTCATGCTGTACCGCATTGAGCTCTTGCACAGCTACGCAAAAGCCAAAGCGTGGAGGGAAGCGGAAGAGGAGATCCACGAGATCTCACCCCTCCTCAGCACCATCACCTCGGGGAGGAACCGACTTCTCTTGCGGGACGCATTGCAGGTCGTCGATCGAGCCTCTGGAGTGCCGGTAGGCCTGTCGGCTCTCGTCAGAGACATAGCGGCAACGATCAGCCCGTGA
- the msrA gene encoding peptide-methionine (S)-S-oxide reductase MsrA — protein MLFGSRTPELPTPEQALKGHATPEFEVPSRHTVLGNPLLGPYPEGLEIADFALGCFWGAERKFWQTEGVWTTYVGYQGGYTQNPSYEEVCSGLTGHTEAVRVVFDPARVSYATLLKLFWESHNPTQGFRQGNDVGTQYRSAIYTHSADQESAAEASRAAYQQVLTASNHGTITTTVLPAESRTFWPAEGYHQQYLDKNPDGYCGIGGTGVTLDSPSETNWGRACPTGIAPAPQASEQ, from the coding sequence ATGCTCTTCGGCAGCCGCACGCCCGAGCTCCCCACCCCCGAGCAGGCCCTGAAGGGCCACGCCACCCCCGAGTTCGAGGTCCCGTCCCGCCACACCGTCCTCGGCAACCCCCTGCTCGGCCCGTACCCCGAAGGCCTGGAGATCGCGGACTTCGCGCTCGGCTGCTTCTGGGGCGCGGAGCGCAAGTTCTGGCAGACGGAGGGAGTCTGGACAACGTACGTCGGCTACCAGGGCGGCTACACCCAGAACCCCTCCTACGAAGAGGTCTGCTCGGGCCTGACCGGCCACACGGAGGCGGTCCGCGTGGTCTTCGACCCGGCCCGCGTCTCGTACGCGACGCTCCTGAAGCTCTTCTGGGAGTCCCACAACCCGACGCAGGGCTTCCGCCAGGGCAACGACGTGGGCACGCAGTACCGCTCGGCGATCTACACCCACTCCGCGGACCAGGAATCGGCGGCGGAGGCCTCCCGAGCCGCCTACCAGCAGGTCCTGACCGCCTCGAACCACGGCACGATCACGACCACGGTCCTCCCGGCGGAGTCCCGCACCTTCTGGCCGGCGGAGGGCTACCACCAGCAGTACCTGGACAAGAACCCGGACGGCTACTGCGGGATCGGCGGCACGGGGGTCACCCTGGACAGCCCGTCGGAGACGAACTGGGGTCGGGCTTGCCCGACGGGGATCGCTCCGGCGCCTCAGGCCTCGGAACAGTAG
- a CDS encoding cystathionine gamma-synthase produces MSDMHSRQSFETVAIHAGNTADPLTGAVVPPIYQVSTYKQDGVGGLRGGYEYSRSANPTRTALEENLAALEGGRRGLAFASGLAAEDCLLRTLLSPGDHVVIPNDAYGGTFRLFAKVVSRWGVEWSVADTSDPAAVRAALTDRTKVIWVETPSNPLLGITDIAAVAQIAKEAGAKLVVDNTFASPYLQQPLSLGADVVVHSLTKYMGGHSDVVGGALVVDDAELGEELAYHQNAMGAVAGPFDAWLVLRGIKTLAVRMDRHSENATKVAEMLTRHARVTRVLYPGLPEHPGHEIAAKQMKAFGGMVSFQVEGGEEAAVAVCDRAKLFTLGESLGGVESLIEHPGRMTHASVVGSALEVPADLVRLSVGIESADDLLADLQQALG; encoded by the coding sequence ATGAGTGACATGCACAGCAGGCAGAGTTTCGAGACCGTCGCGATCCACGCGGGCAATACCGCGGACCCGCTGACCGGCGCCGTCGTACCGCCGATCTACCAGGTGTCGACGTATAAGCAGGACGGCGTCGGCGGGCTGCGCGGCGGATACGAATACAGCCGCAGCGCGAACCCCACCCGTACCGCCCTTGAGGAGAACCTGGCCGCGCTGGAGGGCGGCCGGCGCGGGCTCGCCTTCGCGTCGGGCCTCGCCGCCGAGGACTGCCTTCTGCGTACGCTGCTCAGCCCCGGTGACCACGTGGTCATCCCCAACGATGCGTACGGCGGCACCTTCCGGCTCTTCGCGAAGGTCGTCTCGCGGTGGGGTGTGGAGTGGTCCGTCGCGGACACGTCCGACCCGGCGGCGGTGCGGGCCGCGCTGACCGACCGTACGAAGGTCATCTGGGTGGAGACGCCCTCCAACCCGCTGCTCGGCATCACCGACATCGCCGCCGTCGCGCAGATCGCCAAGGAGGCGGGCGCGAAGCTCGTCGTCGACAACACCTTTGCCAGTCCCTACCTGCAGCAGCCGCTCTCGCTCGGCGCGGACGTCGTCGTGCACTCCCTGACGAAGTACATGGGCGGGCACTCGGACGTGGTGGGCGGCGCGCTGGTCGTCGACGACGCGGAGCTGGGGGAGGAGCTGGCGTACCACCAGAACGCGATGGGCGCGGTGGCCGGGCCCTTCGACGCGTGGCTGGTCCTGCGCGGCATCAAGACGCTGGCCGTCCGGATGGACCGGCACAGCGAGAACGCGACGAAGGTCGCGGAGATGCTGACGCGGCACGCGCGCGTGACGCGCGTTCTCTACCCCGGGCTTCCGGAGCATCCCGGTCACGAGATCGCCGCGAAGCAGATGAAGGCGTTCGGCGGGATGGTGTCCTTCCAGGTGGAGGGCGGCGAGGAGGCGGCGGTCGCGGTGTGCGACCGCGCGAAGCTGTTCACCCTGGGGGAGTCCCTCGGCGGCGTCGAGTCGCTGATCGAGCACCCGGGGCGGATGACGCACGCCTCCGTGGTGGGCTCGGCACTGGAGGTCCCCGCGGATCTGGTGCGCCTCTCCGTAGGCATCGAGTCGGCGGACGATCTCCTGGCTGACCTGCAGCAGGCGCTGGGCTAG
- a CDS encoding sigma factor-like helix-turn-helix DNA-binding protein gives MRERQAFIDARRAREFEAFVAGAAGRLLHAATLLTSEPPDTNPRARALLTASLAHTYATWDRMRGEDPYDRTRQQLAIRFARGAWRRHRGRGGVLARLTPQERLILVLRLYEGVAEEQTAALLGLPPDRVRTICARAMATVLHPPRGPAPALPLGEAAPS, from the coding sequence GTGCGCGAACGGCAGGCGTTCATCGACGCCCGCCGGGCCCGGGAGTTCGAGGCGTTCGTCGCGGGCGCGGCAGGGCGGCTGCTGCATGCCGCGACGCTGCTCACCAGCGAGCCGCCGGACACCAATCCACGCGCGCGTGCCCTGCTGACCGCTTCCCTCGCGCACACGTACGCGACGTGGGACCGGATGCGGGGCGAGGACCCCTACGACCGCACCCGCCAGCAGCTGGCGATCCGTTTCGCGCGCGGTGCCTGGCGCAGGCACCGGGGCCGTGGCGGCGTCCTTGCCCGGCTCACACCGCAGGAACGACTGATCCTGGTGCTCCGCCTGTACGAGGGCGTCGCCGAGGAGCAGACGGCGGCGCTGCTCGGGCTCCCGCCCGACCGGGTGCGGACGATCTGTGCCCGCGCGATGGCCACGGTCCTTCATCCGCCGCGCGGGCCCGCGCCGGCGCTTCCACTGGGGGAGGCGGCGCCGTCATGA
- a CDS encoding MarR family winged helix-turn-helix transcriptional regulator, with the protein MPTTPDMTTASDPGLLDALQHQVAVFARRAEQTRLGGVGQVRNSMDRAAYLLLNRLDKEGPMGVKALAASMGIDSSTVTRQVAPLVDTGLVKRTSHPEDGRAVVLQLSPRGEARLNEVRSSRRDLMAELTEDWGPEERESFCTLLTRFNSALSARQMAQAPPETPAS; encoded by the coding sequence ATGCCCACAACTCCGGACATGACGACCGCCAGCGATCCCGGCCTCCTCGACGCGCTGCAGCACCAGGTGGCGGTCTTCGCCCGCCGTGCCGAGCAGACGCGCCTCGGCGGCGTGGGACAGGTCCGCAACTCCATGGACCGTGCCGCCTATCTGCTGCTCAACCGGCTGGACAAAGAAGGCCCGATGGGCGTCAAGGCGCTCGCGGCGAGCATGGGCATCGACTCCTCGACGGTCACCCGGCAGGTCGCCCCGCTGGTCGACACGGGTCTCGTCAAGCGCACCTCGCACCCCGAGGACGGCCGCGCGGTGGTCCTCCAGCTGTCCCCCCGCGGCGAAGCGCGCCTCAACGAGGTCCGCTCATCGCGGCGTGACCTCATGGCCGAACTGACGGAGGACTGGGGTCCGGAGGAGCGCGAAAGCTTCTGCACGCTCCTCACGCGCTTCAATTCCGCGCTCTCGGCCCGGCAGATGGCGCAGGCGCCTCCGGAGACGCCCGCTTCCTGA